In Deltaproteobacteria bacterium, the genomic stretch AAAGGTTCCCTCAGACTCCCTCCAAAAACTTTTAATGCGAGTTGGTTTCCCCCTGTTTTGCCTGGCAAAACAGGGGGAAACCAACTCGTATTGAAAGTCTTTGAAGGGGGTCTGGGGGAAACTTTCTACAGAAAGTTTCCCCCAGAGCAATCCAGGTCAGGGACTTTTTTGTTCCTGGACCAGTGTCAGCACGTTGCCCGATATCCATCCTTCCGTATCGCCGTAGAGGCGGACCCTGTACCATCTGATGCCCCGTTCTCCTCTCGTCTCTCCCGTGAGGGGGAGGCGCTGGGAGCGGAAGGCCACGCCCACGCGTTCGCCGTCGATACTCGGCTCGGAGCGGATGTTGGCCGACGACACGTTGACGATGCCGTAGAGTGTGGCAGGCCCGTCCGCCGGGGCGGCGGGCGTGGAGGGGGTGACGGAAGCGACGGGCGCGGTGCCTGTGGCGCCGGCAGGGGCGAGAGTAGGGGACGCCGCGGGGGAATGCGCGGGGGACTTGGGGGCTTCCCCGGCGGGGGGGGCCTCCTCAGCCGCCGCCGTCGCCGCTGTCGCCTCCGCTTCCGGCGCGGAAGCGACGGGGGGGAGAGGCTCGTCGGGGCCGCCGTAGACGTAGAGCGCAGCGCCCACACCGGCGGCGAGAGCTACGGCGAGCACGGCGGCCGCGGCGTAGCCGCGTCTCGACGCCGGCGAGGGGGCGGCGGACGCCGCGCCGCTCTCCCGGCCCTTGAGGTGGCTTGCCGCAAGGCGCACGTGACGGGGCGACACCACGTTGCTCCCTTCGAGATAGGCCGACATGATGGAGCGCGAGGTCAGGAGGTTCGCAAGCCGCGGCACACCCCGCGAATAGCTGTAGACCCCCCTGGCGGCGCTGTCGTCGAGCAGCAGAAAACCCTTGCCTGCCTTTATGAGCCGGTAGTTTATGTACTCCGATATCTCGCTTCGCGAGAGCGGAGCAAGGCGCGCCGCCACGCTTATGCGCTGGTTCAGGTGACGGAGCCTGTGGGAAGCGAGCCGCTCTTCGAGCTCGGGCTGGCCTATGAGGATGACCTGGAGGAGCTTTTCCTTGTCGGTCTCCAGGTTCGTGAGAAGGCGCAGCTCCTCGAGGGTGTCGTCCGGGAGGTCCTGGGCCTCGTCCACTATGACGGCCACGGCCCTGCCCGACTCCCTCCTCGACACGAGAAAGTCCCTGAAGTCCCTGAGAAGGTCGGCCTTGCCGGCGCCCTCGCGCCGCGGCACGCCGAGGTCGTCGAGCACGGCCCGCAGAAACTCGGCCGCCTCGAGCCTCGGCGTCACGATGAGCGCTATGTCGGCCCTGTCGCGCCAGTTCTCGACAAAGACGTTCATCAGCGTGGTCTTGCCCGTGCCAGGCTCTCCGGTTATCAGGCAGAACCCCTCTTTCTGGGTCAGCAGGTACTCCATTGACATGAGCGCTTCCTTGTGTCCCGCCGAGGGGAAGAAGAACATGGGGTCCGGCGTGAGCCTGAAGGGGTCCTCTTTCAATCCGTAGAATTCGAGCAGATCCATCCCTCACCCCACAGTCGTCACGAGTTCGTATACGGGCAGCAACAGCCCCATT encodes the following:
- a CDS encoding DUF2075 domain-containing protein, with amino-acid sequence MDLLEFYGLKEDPFRLTPDPMFFFPSAGHKEALMSMEYLLTQKEGFCLITGEPGTGKTTLMNVFVENWRDRADIALIVTPRLEAAEFLRAVLDDLGVPRREGAGKADLLRDFRDFLVSRRESGRAVAVIVDEAQDLPDDTLEELRLLTNLETDKEKLLQVILIGQPELEERLASHRLRHLNQRISVAARLAPLSRSEISEYINYRLIKAGKGFLLLDDSAARGVYSYSRGVPRLANLLTSRSIMSAYLEGSNVVSPRHVRLAASHLKGRESGAASAAPSPASRRGYAAAAVLAVALAAGVGAALYVYGGPDEPLPPVASAPEAEATAATAAAEEAPPAGEAPKSPAHSPAASPTLAPAGATGTAPVASVTPSTPAAPADGPATLYGIVNVSSANIRSEPSIDGERVGVAFRSQRLPLTGETRGERGIRWYRVRLYGDTEGWISGNVLTLVQEQKSP